The following proteins are encoded in a genomic region of Mycobacterium sp. 155:
- the smpB gene encoding SsrA-binding protein SmpB has protein sequence MTKKSSPAGNKQIVASNRKARHNYTILDTYEAGIALMGTEVKSLREGQASLADAFATVDDGEIWLRNVHIAEYHHGTWTNHAPRRNRKLLLHRREIDNLIGKIRDGNLTLVPLSMYFSDGKVKVELALARGKQAHDKRQDLAKRDADREIIRELGRRAKGKS, from the coding sequence GTGACCAAGAAGTCCAGTCCCGCCGGCAACAAGCAGATCGTGGCGAGTAATCGCAAGGCGCGGCACAACTACACGATCCTCGACACCTATGAGGCCGGTATCGCGCTGATGGGCACCGAGGTGAAAAGCCTGCGCGAAGGGCAAGCATCGTTGGCCGACGCCTTCGCTACCGTGGACGACGGCGAGATCTGGCTGCGCAATGTTCACATCGCCGAGTACCACCACGGCACCTGGACCAACCACGCACCGCGCCGCAATCGCAAGCTGCTGTTGCACCGCAGGGAGATCGACAACCTCATCGGCAAGATCCGCGACGGCAATCTCACGTTGGTGCCGCTGTCGATGTACTTCTCCGACGGCAAAGTCAAAGTAGAGCTCGCCCTGGCCCGCGGCAAACAGGCGCACGACAAACGCCAAGACCTGGCCAAGCGCGACGCCGACCGGGAGATCATCCGGGAGTTGGGTCGTCGCGCCAAGGGCAAGTCTTAG
- the ftsX gene encoding permease-like cell division protein FtsX — protein sequence MRFGFLVNEVLTGLRRNVTMTVAMILTTAISIGLFGGGLLVVRLADQSRDIYLDRVETQVFLTDDVSANDPNCDADPCKALRSKLEENTDQVKSVRFLDRDEAYQDAIRKIPQFKDVASKDAFPASFIVKLNNPEQHAEFDKSMIGQPGVRSVLNQKELIDRLFSVLNGLSNAAFAVALVQAIGAVLLIANMVQVAAYTRRTEIGIMRLVGATRWYTQLPFLVEAMLAALIGVVIAIIGLTVVRAVFMERALNQFYQANLIARVDFADILYISPILLLVGVAMAGLTAYVTLRLYVRR from the coding sequence GTGCGCTTCGGCTTTCTTGTCAATGAAGTTCTGACCGGGCTTCGCCGCAACGTCACCATGACCGTTGCGATGATCCTGACCACAGCCATCTCCATCGGGCTGTTCGGTGGCGGCCTGCTGGTGGTCCGGTTGGCGGACCAGTCCCGCGACATCTACCTCGACCGGGTCGAGACCCAGGTGTTCCTGACCGACGACGTGTCGGCCAACGACCCGAACTGTGACGCCGACCCGTGTAAGGCGCTGCGGAGCAAGCTCGAAGAGAACACCGACCAGGTCAAGTCGGTGCGGTTCCTCGACCGCGACGAGGCCTATCAGGACGCCATCCGCAAGATCCCGCAGTTCAAGGATGTCGCGAGCAAAGACGCCTTTCCGGCGTCGTTCATCGTCAAACTGAACAATCCCGAGCAGCACGCCGAGTTCGACAAGTCGATGATCGGGCAGCCGGGTGTGCGCAGTGTGCTCAATCAGAAAGAGCTGATCGACCGGTTGTTCTCGGTGCTCAACGGCCTGAGTAACGCGGCGTTCGCGGTGGCGCTGGTACAGGCGATCGGCGCCGTGCTGCTGATCGCCAACATGGTGCAGGTGGCCGCCTACACCCGACGAACCGAGATCGGCATCATGCGCCTCGTTGGTGCCACTCGCTGGTACACCCAGCTGCCGTTCCTGGTGGAGGCGATGCTGGCGGCCCTCATAGGTGTCGTCATCGCGATCATTGGGCTGACCGTCGTGCGGGCGGTATTCATGGAACGCGCGCTCAACCAGTTCTATCAAGCCAACCTGATTGCCAGGGTGGACTTTGCCGACATCCTGTACATCTCGCCGATCCTGTTGTTGGTCGGTGTCGCGATGGCAGGGCTGACCGCGTACGTCACCCTGCGGCTTTACGTACGCAGGTAG
- the ftsE gene encoding cell division ATP-binding protein FtsE produces MITLDHVTKQYKSSARPALDDVSLTIDKGEFVFLIGPSGSGKSTFMRLLLAAETPSAGDIRVSKFHVNKLSGRHIPSLRQVIGCVFQDFRLLQQKTVFENVAFALEVIGKRSEVINRVVPDVLEMVGLSGKANRLPSELSGGEQQRVAIARAFVNRPLVLIADEPTGNLDPETSKDIMDLLERINRTGTTVLMATHDHHIVDSMRQRVVELDLGRLIRDEQRGVYGMDR; encoded by the coding sequence ATGATCACCCTCGACCACGTGACGAAGCAGTACAAGTCGTCAGCGCGACCAGCGCTCGATGACGTCTCGTTGACGATCGACAAGGGTGAGTTCGTATTTCTCATCGGCCCGTCCGGGTCGGGCAAGTCCACGTTCATGCGCCTGCTGTTGGCAGCGGAGACGCCGTCGGCCGGTGATATCCGCGTCTCCAAGTTCCATGTCAACAAGCTGTCGGGTCGGCACATCCCGAGCCTGCGGCAGGTGATCGGCTGTGTATTCCAAGATTTCCGGCTGCTGCAGCAGAAGACCGTGTTCGAGAACGTGGCATTCGCCCTTGAGGTCATCGGTAAGCGATCCGAGGTGATCAACAGGGTCGTTCCGGACGTGCTGGAGATGGTGGGGCTGTCCGGTAAGGCCAACCGGCTGCCCAGCGAGCTCTCCGGCGGTGAGCAGCAGCGTGTGGCGATCGCCCGCGCGTTCGTCAACCGCCCGCTGGTGCTGATCGCCGACGAGCCCACCGGGAACCTGGACCCGGAGACCAGTAAGGACATCATGGACCTACTGGAGCGGATCAACCGCACCGGAACGACAGTGCTGATGGCCACGCACGACCATCACATCGTCGACTCGATGCGTCAGCGGGTCGTCGAACTCGACCTCGGCCGGCTGATTCGTGATGAACAGCGCGGCGTCTACGGAATGGATCGCTAA
- a CDS encoding mechanosensitive ion channel family protein has product MTTSNLATAVLAYPMAHRWHDFWHGEFGVWILTKGLRIALLLIGGLLLARFISWAAQRFVRRIDAEYEESDQLVRSESAKHRQAVASVISWVSVAMLFVVVLVEVSDALDVPIVSLAAPATVVGAALGFGAQRIVQDLLAGFFIITEKQYGFGDLVRLTIAAANEAEGTVEDVTLRITKLRSSEGEMYTVPNGQIVKSLNLSKDWARAVVDIPIPASADLSAVNDVLHDVADKASEDEELSKLLLDKPQLMGVESIGLDTVNLQMVARTLPGKQFEVGRRLRVRVVRALRRAGVATPSDGATPTVESIPHPATAAGAEQMPAGRPGRETT; this is encoded by the coding sequence ATGACGACGAGTAATTTGGCCACCGCGGTGCTGGCTTATCCGATGGCCCATCGCTGGCATGACTTCTGGCACGGCGAGTTCGGCGTGTGGATCTTGACCAAGGGTCTGCGCATCGCGCTCTTGCTGATCGGCGGGTTGCTTCTGGCCCGCTTCATCAGCTGGGCCGCGCAAAGATTCGTGCGGCGCATCGACGCCGAATATGAGGAAAGCGACCAGCTGGTGCGCTCGGAGAGCGCCAAGCACCGCCAGGCCGTCGCCTCGGTGATCTCCTGGGTGTCGGTGGCGATGCTGTTCGTCGTCGTACTGGTCGAGGTCAGCGACGCACTGGACGTGCCGATCGTGTCGTTGGCGGCTCCGGCGACGGTGGTCGGTGCTGCGCTGGGCTTCGGCGCACAACGCATCGTCCAAGACCTGCTCGCAGGCTTCTTCATCATCACGGAGAAGCAGTACGGCTTCGGTGACCTGGTCAGGCTGACGATCGCGGCAGCCAATGAGGCCGAGGGCACCGTGGAGGATGTCACGCTGCGGATCACCAAGCTGCGGTCCTCAGAGGGGGAGATGTACACCGTTCCCAACGGCCAGATCGTCAAGTCGCTGAACCTCTCCAAGGACTGGGCCCGCGCCGTGGTCGACATCCCGATACCGGCCAGCGCAGACCTCAGCGCCGTCAACGACGTGTTGCACGACGTCGCGGACAAGGCATCCGAAGACGAGGAACTGTCCAAGCTGCTGCTCGACAAACCGCAGCTCATGGGTGTGGAGAGCATCGGACTGGACACCGTCAACTTGCAGATGGTCGCCCGGACCCTGCCCGGAAAGCAGTTCGAGGTGGGGCGGCGACTGCGGGTCCGCGTCGTACGTGCCTTGCGACGCGCCGGAGTGGCCACGCCCAGCGATGGCGCGACACCCACCGTGGAGTCGATCCCGCATCCGGCGACGGCGGCGGGGGCCGAGCAGATGCCCGCGGGACGCCCCGGCCGGGAGACCACCTAA
- the prfB gene encoding peptide chain release factor 2, translating into MDLDRQADIAALDTTLTTVERVLDLDGLRDRVAKLEQEASDPKLWDDQTRAQTVTSELSHAQGELRRVEELRSRLDDLPVLYELAADEEGEAGADALAEADAELNKLREDIEQMEVRTLLSGEYDEREAVVTIRSGAGGVDAADWAEMLMRMYIRWAEQHKYPIEVFDTSYAEEAGIKSATFAVHAPFAYGTLSVEQGTHRLVRISPFDNQSRRQTSFADVEVLPVVETTDHIEIPEGDIRVDVYRSSGPGGQSVNTTDSAVRLTHIPTGIVVTCQNEKSQLQNKVSAMRVLQAKLLERKRLEERAEMDALKGDGGSSWGTQMRSYVLQPYQMVKDLRTEYEVGNPTAVLDGDIDGFLEAGIRWRNRKDDDE; encoded by the coding sequence GTGGATCTAGACCGTCAAGCCGATATCGCAGCACTCGACACCACCCTGACGACGGTGGAGCGGGTGCTTGACTTGGACGGCCTGCGTGACCGGGTGGCCAAACTCGAGCAGGAAGCGTCGGACCCGAAGCTGTGGGACGACCAGACCCGCGCGCAGACGGTCACCAGTGAGCTGTCGCACGCCCAGGGCGAGCTGCGCCGGGTGGAGGAGCTGCGCAGCCGTCTCGACGATCTGCCTGTGCTGTACGAGCTGGCCGCCGACGAAGAAGGAGAGGCGGGCGCCGATGCCCTCGCTGAGGCCGACGCCGAGCTCAACAAGCTGCGCGAGGACATCGAGCAGATGGAGGTCCGCACGCTGCTGTCCGGCGAATACGACGAGCGGGAGGCCGTCGTCACCATCCGGTCCGGCGCGGGAGGCGTCGACGCGGCCGACTGGGCCGAGATGCTGATGCGGATGTACATCCGCTGGGCCGAGCAGCACAAGTATCCGATCGAGGTGTTCGATACGTCCTACGCCGAGGAAGCCGGCATCAAGAGCGCCACGTTCGCGGTGCACGCGCCGTTCGCCTACGGCACCCTCTCGGTCGAACAGGGCACCCACCGGCTGGTGCGGATCAGCCCGTTCGACAACCAGAGCCGGCGCCAGACCTCCTTCGCCGACGTCGAGGTATTGCCGGTGGTCGAGACCACCGATCACATCGAGATTCCCGAGGGCGACATCCGCGTCGACGTCTACCGCTCGAGTGGCCCCGGCGGACAGTCGGTGAACACCACGGACTCGGCGGTGCGCCTCACCCACATCCCGACCGGTATCGTGGTCACCTGTCAGAACGAGAAATCGCAGCTGCAGAACAAGGTCTCGGCAATGCGGGTTCTCCAGGCAAAGTTGCTGGAGCGCAAGCGTTTAGAGGAACGCGCCGAAATGGATGCGCTGAAGGGTGACGGCGGAAGTTCCTGGGGTACCCAGATGCGGTCCTATGTACTGCAGCCCTATCAGATGGTGAAGGATCTGCGCACCGAGTACGAGGTCGGTAACCCGACCGCGGTGCTCGATGGGGACATCGACGGATTCCTGGAAGCAGGAATCAGGTGGCGCAACAGAAAAGATGACGACGAGTAA
- a CDS encoding FAD-dependent oxidoreductase → MRPYHVAIVGSGPSGFFAAASLLKSADSPEHRDVRVDMLEMLPTPWGLVRSGVAPDHPKIKSISAQFEATAADPRFRFFGNITVGTDVAPAELAQRYDAVIYAMGTQSDRSLNIPGEDLPGSIAAVDFVGWYNAHPRFGEMDPNVSGSRAVVVGNGNVALDVARILVSDPAALAHTDIADHALASLDAHGVEEVLVIGRRGPLQATFTTVELRELGGMEGLEDVDVILDPADFAGITDEDLDAAGKTVKQNIKVLRGYAERKPEGAKRRIIFRFCTSPIELRGDGRVESVVLGRNELVRDADGRVVTKDTGEREEFPAQLVVRAVGYRGVPIAGLPFDERSGTIPHADGRIEGSRNEYVVGWIKRGPSGVIGSNKKDSADTVDTLLADLRARELSEFGDDYGTALAAWLAERQPELVTDDHWRAIDLHERAAGEPLGRPRVKVPSLAELLRIAHS, encoded by the coding sequence ATGCGCCCATACCACGTGGCAATCGTCGGCTCCGGCCCGTCGGGATTCTTTGCCGCCGCATCGCTGCTCAAATCCGCCGACTCCCCCGAACACCGCGATGTCCGCGTCGACATGCTCGAGATGCTGCCGACCCCGTGGGGTCTCGTGCGGTCGGGAGTCGCGCCGGATCATCCCAAGATCAAGTCGATCAGCGCCCAGTTCGAGGCCACCGCTGCCGATCCACGTTTCCGCTTCTTCGGCAACATCACCGTCGGCACGGATGTCGCGCCGGCCGAACTGGCACAGCGCTACGACGCGGTGATCTATGCCATGGGCACCCAGTCGGACCGGTCACTGAACATTCCCGGAGAAGATCTGCCGGGCAGCATCGCCGCCGTCGATTTCGTCGGCTGGTACAACGCACACCCCCGCTTCGGCGAGATGGATCCGAATGTGTCGGGCAGCCGCGCGGTCGTGGTCGGCAACGGCAACGTGGCCCTGGACGTGGCCCGCATTCTCGTGAGCGATCCCGCGGCGCTGGCCCATACCGACATCGCCGATCATGCCCTGGCTTCGCTGGACGCACATGGCGTCGAGGAAGTGCTGGTGATCGGACGACGTGGCCCGCTGCAGGCCACGTTCACCACGGTCGAGCTACGCGAACTCGGCGGCATGGAAGGCCTCGAGGACGTTGACGTCATCCTCGATCCGGCCGATTTCGCCGGCATCACCGACGAAGACCTCGACGCCGCAGGCAAAACCGTCAAACAGAACATCAAAGTGCTGCGCGGCTACGCGGAGCGCAAGCCCGAGGGAGCCAAGCGGCGCATCATATTCCGCTTCTGCACCTCGCCGATAGAACTGCGCGGCGACGGCCGGGTCGAGTCGGTTGTGTTGGGCCGCAACGAGCTTGTCCGTGACGCCGATGGACGCGTGGTCACCAAGGACACCGGTGAGCGTGAGGAGTTTCCGGCGCAGCTCGTGGTCCGGGCCGTGGGCTACCGCGGTGTGCCCATCGCGGGGCTTCCGTTCGACGAGCGGTCCGGCACTATCCCGCATGCCGACGGCCGTATCGAGGGCAGCCGCAACGAGTATGTCGTCGGCTGGATCAAGCGCGGTCCCTCCGGCGTCATCGGCAGCAACAAGAAGGATTCGGCGGACACCGTGGACACCCTGCTCGCAGATCTGCGGGCGCGCGAACTCAGCGAGTTCGGTGACGACTACGGTACCGCGCTGGCCGCGTGGCTCGCCGAACGCCAACCCGAGCTGGTCACCGACGACCATTGGCGCGCCATCGACCTGCACGAGCGCGCCGCCGGGGAGCCGCTGGGCCGGCCACGGGTCAAAGTGCCCAGCCTGGCCGAGCTACTACGCATCGCCCACAGCTGA
- the hisN gene encoding histidinol-phosphatase produces the protein MSTHADDLSLALGLADQADVLTMARFGALDLRVETKPDLTPVTDADRGAEESLRATLADARPDDSVLGEEFGGTTALTGRQWVLDPIDGTKNFVRGVPVWCTLIALLEDGTPTVGVISAPALARRWWAGAGQGAFGSFAGTTRKLSVSGVSDLASASLSYSDLTTGWEDRRDRFVELTDAVWRVRAYGDFWSYCMVAEGAVDIACEPEVKLWDIAPLDILIREAGGTFTSIDGVDGPHGGSALATNGRLHPEVLSRLSQG, from the coding sequence ATGAGCACCCATGCAGATGACCTGTCCCTGGCACTCGGACTCGCCGATCAGGCCGACGTTCTGACCATGGCCCGATTCGGCGCATTAGACCTGCGTGTTGAAACCAAACCCGACCTGACGCCCGTCACCGACGCCGACCGCGGCGCGGAGGAGTCACTGCGAGCGACGCTGGCCGACGCGCGGCCGGACGACTCGGTGCTCGGCGAAGAGTTCGGTGGCACAACCGCTTTGACGGGCCGGCAATGGGTTCTCGATCCGATCGACGGCACCAAGAACTTTGTCCGCGGCGTACCGGTGTGGTGCACGTTGATTGCCCTCCTCGAGGATGGCACACCGACTGTCGGGGTAATCAGCGCACCGGCCTTGGCCCGTCGCTGGTGGGCGGGCGCCGGCCAAGGCGCGTTCGGCTCGTTCGCCGGGACGACGCGCAAGCTTTCGGTCTCCGGTGTCAGTGATCTGGCATCGGCCAGTCTGTCGTACTCCGACCTCACGACCGGCTGGGAGGACCGCCGGGATCGCTTCGTCGAACTGACCGATGCGGTGTGGCGGGTGCGAGCCTACGGGGACTTCTGGTCGTACTGCATGGTCGCCGAGGGCGCGGTCGACATTGCCTGCGAACCCGAGGTGAAGCTGTGGGATATCGCTCCGCTCGACATTCTGATTCGCGAGGCCGGAGGCACTTTCACCAGCATCGACGGCGTCGACGGACCGCACGGCGGCAGTGCGCTGGCCACCAACGGACGGCTCCATCCGGAGGTGCTGAGCAGGTTGTCCCAGGGGTGA
- a CDS encoding acyl-CoA dehydrogenase family protein produces MTNTLPSNNGSTPHSQRSGQPSAVGMHKHKRTATDIGLALITPILGQEFLDRYGLRDPLNRGLKYGVKQVFSTVGAATRQFQRVQGLGKPATRLKASGADYFDLTPDDDQKIIVDTVNAFAKEILRPAAHDADEAAAHPADLIAKAAELGITAINVPEDFDGIAEHRSTVTNALVAEALAYGDMGLALPILAPGGVAAALTHWGSADQQATYLREFAGENVPQGCVAIAEPHALFDPTMLKTTAVRTPSGYRLSGVKSLVPAAADAELFIVAAQLSGKPALFIVEASSQGLTVKADPSMGIRAAALGQVELDNVAVPLHARLGEDEAADQDYSEAIALSRLGWAALAVGTSHAVLDYVIPYIKERHAFGEPIAHRQSVAFTAANIAIELDGLRLITWRGAARAEQGLPFAREAALAHKLGTDKGMQIGLDGVQLLGGHGYTKEHPVERWYRDLRAIGIAEGVVVL; encoded by the coding sequence ATGACCAACACCCTGCCGTCCAACAACGGCTCTACACCCCACTCCCAGCGCTCCGGCCAGCCGAGCGCCGTGGGTATGCACAAGCACAAGCGGACAGCGACCGACATCGGATTGGCGCTGATCACCCCGATCCTGGGCCAGGAGTTCCTTGACCGCTATGGATTGCGCGACCCGCTCAATCGCGGCCTGAAATACGGTGTGAAGCAAGTCTTTTCGACTGTCGGGGCAGCCACCCGACAGTTCCAGCGGGTGCAAGGCCTAGGCAAGCCGGCCACTCGGCTCAAGGCCAGCGGCGCCGATTACTTCGACCTCACCCCCGACGACGACCAGAAGATCATCGTCGACACGGTCAACGCGTTCGCCAAGGAGATCCTGCGGCCGGCGGCCCACGACGCCGACGAAGCGGCCGCCCACCCGGCGGACCTCATCGCCAAGGCCGCTGAGCTGGGTATCACCGCCATCAACGTCCCGGAGGACTTCGACGGCATCGCCGAGCACCGCAGCACCGTGACCAATGCCCTGGTCGCCGAGGCGTTGGCCTACGGCGACATGGGTCTGGCACTGCCGATCCTGGCGCCCGGCGGGGTCGCAGCGGCGCTCACCCACTGGGGCAGCGCCGATCAGCAGGCCACCTATCTCAGGGAATTCGCGGGCGAGAACGTCCCGCAGGGCTGCGTGGCGATCGCCGAACCGCACGCACTGTTCGACCCGACCATGCTCAAGACCACCGCGGTACGCACGCCGAGCGGCTATCGGCTGTCCGGGGTCAAATCGCTGGTGCCGGCCGCGGCCGACGCCGAATTATTCATCGTCGCAGCACAACTGAGCGGCAAACCGGCACTGTTCATCGTCGAGGCGTCGTCGCAAGGCCTTACCGTCAAGGCCGATCCCAGCATGGGCATCCGCGCGGCCGCGCTCGGCCAGGTCGAACTCGACAATGTCGCCGTACCCCTGCACGCCCGCCTCGGTGAGGACGAGGCCGCTGACCAGGATTACTCGGAAGCGATCGCGCTGTCGCGACTCGGCTGGGCAGCGCTGGCGGTCGGTACGTCGCATGCAGTGCTGGACTACGTGATTCCCTACATCAAGGAACGCCACGCGTTCGGCGAGCCCATCGCCCACCGGCAATCCGTCGCGTTCACGGCCGCCAACATCGCCATCGAACTCGACGGCCTACGACTCATCACGTGGCGCGGTGCCGCGCGGGCCGAACAGGGCCTGCCGTTCGCCCGCGAAGCCGCGCTGGCCCACAAGCTCGGCACCGACAAGGGCATGCAGATCGGTCTGGACGGGGTCCAGCTGCTCGGCGGTCACGGATACACCAAGGAACACCCGGTCGAGCGCTGGTACCGCGATCTGCGGGCCATCGGCATCGCCGAAGGCGTCGTGGTCCTCTAA
- a CDS encoding acyl-CoA dehydrogenase family protein yields the protein MAINLEIPRKLQAVIEKGHQGAAEMLRPISRKYDLAEHSYPVELDTLANLFEGIASAKTISFAGAEAFRDDANGDGQKTTVNGANMSALLNAVEISWGDVALLLSVPRQGLGNAAISSVATPEQLERLGKDVWAAMAITEPGFGSDSAAVTTTAVLDGDEYVINGEKIFVTAGSRATHIVVWATLDKSLGRAAIKSFIVPREHPGVTVERLEHKLGIKASDTAVIRFENARIPKDNLLGNPEIHVEKGFAGVMETFDNTRPIVAAMAVGIARAALEDLRAILTDAGVEISYDKPAHAQSAPAAEFLRMEADWEASYLLTVRSAWQADNSIPNSKEASMGKAKAARVASDITLKAVEMAGTVGYSEQTLLEKWARDSKILDIFEGTQQIQQLVVARRLLGLSSAELK from the coding sequence ATGGCAATCAATCTGGAAATACCCCGCAAGCTTCAGGCCGTCATCGAGAAGGGCCATCAGGGCGCCGCCGAGATGCTTCGCCCGATCTCACGCAAGTACGATCTCGCCGAGCACTCCTATCCGGTCGAGCTCGACACCCTGGCCAACCTGTTCGAGGGCATCGCGAGTGCCAAGACCATCTCGTTCGCGGGTGCCGAGGCGTTCCGTGACGATGCGAACGGCGACGGCCAGAAGACAACTGTCAACGGCGCCAATATGTCTGCACTGCTCAACGCAGTGGAGATCAGCTGGGGCGATGTGGCACTGCTGCTTTCGGTACCGCGCCAAGGCCTGGGCAACGCCGCCATCTCCTCGGTGGCCACGCCCGAGCAGCTGGAACGGCTCGGCAAGGACGTGTGGGCCGCGATGGCCATCACCGAACCCGGCTTCGGCTCCGACTCCGCTGCCGTGACCACCACCGCGGTGCTCGACGGCGACGAGTACGTGATCAACGGCGAGAAGATCTTCGTCACCGCGGGTTCGCGCGCGACCCACATCGTGGTCTGGGCGACGCTGGACAAGTCTTTGGGCCGCGCGGCGATCAAGTCGTTCATCGTGCCGCGCGAGCATCCCGGGGTCACCGTCGAGCGCCTCGAGCACAAGCTCGGCATCAAGGCCTCCGACACCGCGGTGATCCGCTTCGAGAATGCCCGCATCCCGAAGGACAATCTGCTCGGCAATCCGGAGATCCACGTGGAGAAGGGTTTTGCCGGGGTCATGGAGACCTTCGACAACACTCGACCGATCGTGGCGGCCATGGCTGTCGGTATCGCGCGGGCCGCGCTGGAGGATCTGCGGGCCATCCTGACCGATGCGGGCGTGGAGATCTCCTACGACAAGCCCGCGCACGCCCAGAGTGCGCCCGCGGCGGAGTTCCTGCGGATGGAGGCCGACTGGGAGGCCAGTTACCTGTTGACGGTGCGCTCCGCGTGGCAGGCCGATAACAGCATTCCCAATTCCAAGGAAGCCTCGATGGGTAAGGCCAAGGCTGCCCGCGTGGCCAGCGACATCACCCTCAAGGCCGTCGAAATGGCCGGGACCGTGGGCTATTCGGAGCAGACCCTGCTGGAGAAGTGGGCGCGGGACTCGAAGATCCTCGACATCTTCGAAGGCACTCAGCAGATCCAGCAGCTCGTAGTGGCCCGCCGGCTGCTGGGCCTCTCCTCGGCCGAGCTGAAGTAA